Proteins encoded by one window of Mercenaria mercenaria strain notata chromosome 4, MADL_Memer_1, whole genome shotgun sequence:
- the LOC123552096 gene encoding transmembrane protein 242-like produces MAAPMGEETEKNETPNTSTALKEIKAVSSPDKRNALLFGAASLSVLFGFGVSLYNARRRDPLFFKKMKSDDVAPETGTKLASKALAVATILSVSSFGLMVIGFFKLLGVNDFHEFHSKMREYFPKKETKGRVHFKDLRELADYLISEDRKAELAKNKSAKDQS; encoded by the exons ATGGCAGCTCCCATGGGTGAGGAAACCGAGAAGAATGAAACACCAAATACATCAACtgctttaaaagaaataaaagctgtTTCAAGTCCAGATAAAAGAAATG CGTTATTGTTTGGAGCAGCCAGTCTTTCAGTCCTGTTTGGGTTTGGTGTGTCATTGTACAATGCTAGAAGACGAGATCCACTATTTTTTAAGAAG ATGAAGTCTGATGATGTTGCTCCAGAGACAGGTACAAAACTGGCATCGAAAGCATTAGCAGTGGCAACTATATTGTCTGTATCATCGTTTGGTCTCATGGTTATTGGTTTCTTCAAACTACTTGGTGTAAATGAT TTTCACGAGTTCCATTCCAAAATGAGAGAGTATTTTCCAAAGAAAGAGACAAAAGGAAGAGTTCATTTTAAAGACCTTCGAGAACTGGCTGATTACTTAATAAGTGAAGACAGGAAAGCTGAATTAGCAAAAAACAAGTCTGCAAAAGACCAGTCCTGA